In Romeriopsis navalis LEGE 11480, the sequence CGATGCGCCAAACCCATGCACCAACAATAACGGTGGCTTATCCGGATTCTGCCCCGCTTGGACGTAATATATCTGGTAGTCTCGCCAAGACCAATACTGACCAGTAGATTGAGACGGTGCGGCAGTGGTGGTCATGATTACGAAATATTAAGCAACTTCTATATTCATTGTAGGAGTTTTGCCACCTTAGGGTAAGCGTCCCGACAAAAATACTTCCAAATGCAAACATCCTGCAACGGCTCGAAACATTGTCAGGAAAGGCTAAACAACATTTGTAAGCAGGTTTTATTTTTTATTAGTGCGTTAATAGGGCAGATGAAAATCTCCATAGGATTAAATCAATGATTTTCTACTACATGCCCTATGAACAAGCGGAAGCGGATTGCCATTCTAACTAGCGGTGGTGATTGTTCAGGACTGAACGCGGCAATTCGTGCTGCCACCCTGCGTGCCATCAATCACTATGGCTGGGAAGTGCTGGGTGTACAGCGAGCCACTCAGGGCTTGATGAATCACCCGCCGGACGTGGTTGAACTGACCGTTGAAAAAGTGAATTCCATTCTGACGATGGGCGGTACCTTCCTGGGCACCGCCAACCAGGGCAATCCCTTTGCCTTTAAGTTGCCCGATGGTTCGATCGAAAACCGATCGGCCGCGATCGGTGAAGCCTACCGCACCCTGGGACTCGATGCGCTGATCGGAATCGGCGGCGACGGCAGTATTTCGATCTTAGAAAAACTGGCTGAGGAGCATGGGATTAACCTCGTCACGATTCCCAAGACCATTGACAATGACGTGGACGTGACGGAATGGGCCGTCGGTTTCCACACAGCGGTCAATATTGCCACGGAAGCCCTCGATCGCTTGCACTTTACCGCCGCCAGTCATTCCCGGGTAATGATTCTCGAAGTTATGGGCCGGGATGCGGGCCACATTGCCATTAGTGCGGGCATTGCCGGTGGGGCTGATGTGATCTTGATTCCGGAGATTCCCTACTCAATGGATCACATTTGCGAGAAGATTGCCCAACAGCAGCGCCAAGGCAAAAACTACTGCCTGATCATCGTCTCGGAGGCGGTGAAGACCGAGGAAGGTGAACCAATCACCTGTTCCAATGCTTCCGAGAAAGCCCGCTATGGTGGCATTGGCAATTATTTGGCTGATCGCATCGCCGAATGCAACGGAGCCGAGACAAGGGTGATGGTCTTGGGGCACTTGCAGCGGGGAGGAATTCCTTCGCCGATGGATCGCCTGATTGCCTCGGCCTTTGGCGTTGCGGCGGTGGATTTGATTGCTCAGGAGAAGTTCAACCGTATGGTGGCTTGGCAAAACCGGCAGGTGATTGACATCCCGATTTTAGATGCAATTCGCCAGTATCGGCCCGTCGATCGTGAGGGCACCGTGGCCAAAACTGCTAGAGGACTGGGCATTTACCTCGGAGATTGAGTACGCTAGGAGGATATTATTCCAAGATCTCCTCCTGCCATGACTAATTCTGCAAGCGAGTCCCAAGCCCTGAAACGGATCTTTACCACCCAAGCAGTTATCTTGGGTGGTTTAGTTGCGGTGATGTGGGGACTGGAAATTCTCGATATTGGCATGGGTGGACGGCTCGATTACCTCGGCATCTGGCCGCGCCAAAGCCGGGGGCTGACGGGTATCTTAGTCGCACCCCTCCTGCACGGTGGCTTTCGTCACTTGATCAGTAATACCTTTCCGTTCCTAGTCTTAGGCTGGCTGATTATGGCCGCTGATTTGGGCGAGTGGGTGGTGGTATCAGCCGTGGCGGGCCTTGTGAGTGGTCTGGGCACCTGGATTTTTGGCTCAAATGGCGTGCATATTGGCGCGAGTGGCGTAATTTTTGGCTACTTCGGCTTTCTGCTAGCTCGTGCTTTCTTCGAGCGCACCATGGGTTCATTCCTGGTGGCGTTTATTGTGCTGGCCATGTTTGGCGGTATGATCTGGGGGATTTTGCCGATTCGAGTGGGGATCTCCTGGGAAGGCCATTTGTTTGGTCTAGTCGGCGGGATTGCTGCGGCTTGGTTAATCGGCTGGATCAAAAAGAAGACGAACTAGGGCAGCGATGATTATTCTGACGAATGACGATGGAATTGGTGCGCCAGGGATTGTCGCATTAGAAGCGGCGATCGGACAAGCACTCGCAACCCAGTCCGACATTGCCGCGAATGACGTAGCGATCGTTGCGCCTGCCGAGCAGCAGTCGGGGTGTGGGCATCAGGTCACAACCTTTGCACCGATTGGTCTAGAACAGTCGCAGGAATACGCCTGGGCGGTCTCAGGGACTCCAGCCGACTGTACGCGAGTCGCGCTATGGCACCTCTATCCCGAGCAAGTCCAGTGGGTTCTGTCTGGTATCAATGCCGGGGGCAATATGGGGAGTGATGTTTATATTTCGGGGACGGTGGCGGCTGTGCGCGAAGCGGCATTGCACCGAATTCCGGCGATCGCGTTTTCCCATTACCGCCAGGATAAGCAGGCTTTTAACTGGGACAAAGCGAGTGAGTGGACCACGCAGCTCTTGCTCGACCTGATGGCACGGCCCTACGAGCCAGGTACTTACTGGAATATTAATTTGCCACATCTGGCTCCCGATGCACCGAATCCCGAGATTGTCTTTTGTCAGCCTTGTACGCAGCCGTTGCCCGTGGGGTTTCAGGTTGACGGCTCGCAACTCACCTATGCGGCGAAATATGGCGATCGCTGTCGGGATGGCGGGTCCGATGTTGAAACATGTTTGGGGGGAAAGATTGCCGTAACGCAGTTGCGGGTTTGATCGCTGTAATCGCCATCCGGCTGTTAGGTGAAGGATTCACGTTGATTGATCTAATCCGCGAATCCGAAATAGGAGGAAGGAATTGGCTTGCTGTTGGCGGAAGTTATTGCCGCTGATAATCAGCAGACTTTGTGAATCATCTGCTAGTTTCGGGCCGAAAATTACCGCCTCCGAGTTGTCGAGCGGTATGCCTAGGTCTTTGAGTTTGAGCTGCAGGTGTTTGCGGACCGGAGGGATTTCCGTCTCGGTAATCATTGGTTGTGCGGAAAGTTTTGTTGCGCCATCCAGTGTTAGCTGAAATAGCTTTAAGGTAAATCCATTGTGCCCATAGGAATGCTCGAGGCTGAGCATTCGCTGCTTCCAGATCTATGCTTCTGTGAGCATTTTGTTATTGTCTTTAACGATCGCGACGACGCTAGGCTTTGGTGGTTGATTGACTTGATTGCTTGGGAAGTTCGAACCCAGCGGTAATTGACGTTGTTGTTTAAACTGTTTTCCATCCGGTGTTGATATTGTAAACTCGGCTGTTGTTATTGCCATGTTCTTGCGTGTACCGTGTTTTTCGCCGGGATGTTGCACAGATAGAAAAAGTGTTTTTTGATCTTGGCTCATAAATGGGCCAGTCACTTCACATTCCATGGGGCCTAAGGCGAATAAATGCGCCTTGCCTTGCCCTGGCCCCTGGCTCGGAATCATCCAGACGCCATCATTGCCAAAGAACCGATGGGAAGAACCCATATCTGTCACGACCCAAATATTACTGTCACGATCGACCAGTAGATTATCAGGATTGCTAAATCCGGCACCGCCCTTAGCTGGATCCCCACCCAAAGCCAGCATTTCCCATTTAAATGTCATCGCATCCGGTGCATTCTCAGCTTCCGTCAAGTGCATGATAAAGCCATAGAAGTACGGGACTTCACCCTTGGGACCTTGGAAAATTTGTTGATTTGGCCCGTCCCCATTTTTACTCGCTGTGCCAGCGGTAAAGGCGATATAGAGTGACCCATCCGGTGCCACTTCGGTATCTTCTGGCCGCGCCGTACAGGTTCCACCGCAGGCATTTGCCGCATAGTGGGCATCGATCAAAATGGCGCCTTGTTTTTCGTCGGCATTGCCAACATAGAGATCGCCTAGTGTTTTATATTTTTGGGCAAACGCCTTGGCTTGAGCATCGCTGTCAATTACAACTGAACCGCCGTTGGGGCGATTCGGCAGCATAACTTTACCCCCAATATTCTGACTCGGTAGTACGGGCGCGACGGGCGTATCCGGCTGCAGCGGAATCCATTTGCCTGTGCCATCGGGATTAAACTGCGCGACATATAACATGCCATCGGTAAGTAGCTGGGAATTGGCTTTGTCTTGGGGATTTTTTACCTTGCCTTGGCTGACAAACTTATAGACATGGCCACCCTTACGATCGCAGCCCGAATAAAAGGCGATCGGCTGACCGGCACTCACGCGCACACCAACTGCTTCATGGCGATAACGTCCCAGCCAAGTATGCTTTGTGCCGTAGTCTTGGGGGTTGGCGGGGTCCACTTCCATAATCCACCCGTACTTATTGCCGGCTAGGCCGAAGACGTTGCCTTGACCACTAATCCGGTATGGGCGAATACTGGCCGGTCTTGTCTTGGGTGCAAATGCCGTACCATCGGCATAAACCGGCTCCGGTACTTGACTTTGAAAGTTCTCTTCAGCAGTGAGTACCGTCCCCCAAGGTGTTGTGCCGCCAGCGCAATTACCAAAGGTGCCAATGATTTTGTCGCCCAGTTTGTCGATGTAACCCTGGCCCGATTTTTTTCGAAATATATGGCGGGCCGGGCCACTACATTTTGCATAACGCCCATCTTTCAGGCCAGAAACGCCGGTAATACGGCGATCAGCGGTGGAATTTGTCCGTTCCCATTGGCCATTAGCATTGCGTTGGATGCTGATAATGCCTAGCCCCTGGTCAATTAGCGCCGCCTCACAAATTGTGGCGATTTGCTGTTTGAGGGGGATATCCGGCGGCAGCGCAAATGCATCAACTGCTTGCTGACCAACTTGCTGCAAAATTTCTTCTAATGGCAGCTTTGAGCCAATTATTTGTTCGTAGGTTTGAAGCCATACCCCGGTGCTGACGTATTCAAAGTTGATCGATAGAAAGCCTTTATTCGGGCTGGTTTCGACGAAGGATAGATAATCATTGTTATAGCCAAATCGGGAGTCACCGATTTTATCGCCCCAACTGCCGATGATTTGGTACGAATAACCTTCTGGCACCAGCAGATCATCCGGGGCAACATATTGCGCCAGTTGTTTTACCTGTTGTGCGATTTCGACTGCGCTGGTTTCTAAGGGGAGTGGTCCTTGAACTGGGTTAAAGCCCACGCCGGATTTTGTGGTCGTTGCGGTGGCGATTTGCCCGCTGTGGGATCGTAAAGTACGACAGGCGGGTAGCGCAGCGGTACTGCAGGCTGCACCCATAAACATCAAAAACTCGCGCCGTTTCAGACTCATAGATTGTTGCCGGTTTACTGCTTTAAAGACGAGTGGACAGTCAAGTCTATATTTGAGAGATAGAGAAATTTCAAAACTACGACTTTGCTGGCGGTTCGAAAAATCTCTATGCCCAACTTCACACCTGACGTTGCATTGGTGTGGAACTTGCCAGGGAAAGTTTAAGGATAACTGCCTCAGGTAATCATTGCGTTAAGACTAATTTGAATGTTATTGCATTGATGGAATTCTCGCTTGAATTTCCGGACTTAAGTAAGGCTGTAGCTTTTGTGCAAAGCCAAACTGGTGAATGCTTTCCGGCAGGTCGTTCATAGCTTCTTCGATCGCTAAAAACACGCTATCCGCCACATTGTAGATAGCGTTTTGATGATACTTTTGAGTTAGAACCGTCATGAGTTCGATTGCGTAGTCCGGCAGATTAAATAAATCAGCGATACAGGCGACTTTTAGTAAGCTTTCCGCTGTTTGAGTCCACTCTGGAGCATGCGTTTGGAGCGGATCACGGAGATAGAGTGCATCAGCCCACAGGAGCTGACCCGGCTGGTTCTCTGCAAATATTTCGGCACGAGGTTTGCGCTGTGGTTCGAGAAAACTGAATAAGGTAAACCCCTTATGGCGCAGATATTGATCGATGTCGGCAAATAGTGCCTGTTGGTGATAGAGCGGGGAAAATTCGCTCTCAACTTGAATTGCAAATACACTGCGATCGAGCAGATCACTAGCGCCTTTGAGCACATCGAGATTTGCACCTTGGACGTCAATTTGCAAGAAGTCGATGCTTTCGATCTCCTCATCCATGCAGACGGCGTCTAATGTTGTTGTTTCAAGCGTGACTTGGTCTTTAACCTGGAAGAAATGTCCAAAATTAATGAATCGATTCAAGAATTCTTGCTTGGGTTCATAGAGCGAAATGCAGCCGGGATACTCTGTGATGTGCAGGGTTGCTGGTCCCGATTGATGACTGAGAGCATAGGGTAAATGAGCCTCGACCCAACTTGCGGCTTTGTGCTCAAAGTCTGAGTTTGCTGCTTCACAGGCTTCAGGATCGGCATCAAAGCCAAGAATCATCAGATTTGGGGCAAAGATTTTCCAACCGGCATCGGCATAGTCATCAACCTCGCGGATTTTGCGGGAGCCAATATTACACACGGTCATATAAACGTTATCGAGTGTGCCGTCGGCTTTTAGCTGGGAGAGAAAAAGAGGCATGAGAAATTCTAATTGCTGGTAGCAGTGAAATTAGCCGGGAATGGCACTTTAGCGTAAATTC encodes:
- a CDS encoding PhoX family protein, producing MSLKRREFLMFMGAACSTAALPACRTLRSHSGQIATATTTKSGVGFNPVQGPLPLETSAVEIAQQVKQLAQYVAPDDLLVPEGYSYQIIGSWGDKIGDSRFGYNNDYLSFVETSPNKGFLSINFEYVSTGVWLQTYEQIIGSKLPLEEILQQVGQQAVDAFALPPDIPLKQQIATICEAALIDQGLGIISIQRNANGQWERTNSTADRRITGVSGLKDGRYAKCSGPARHIFRKKSGQGYIDKLGDKIIGTFGNCAGGTTPWGTVLTAEENFQSQVPEPVYADGTAFAPKTRPASIRPYRISGQGNVFGLAGNKYGWIMEVDPANPQDYGTKHTWLGRYRHEAVGVRVSAGQPIAFYSGCDRKGGHVYKFVSQGKVKNPQDKANSQLLTDGMLYVAQFNPDGTGKWIPLQPDTPVAPVLPSQNIGGKVMLPNRPNGGSVVIDSDAQAKAFAQKYKTLGDLYVGNADEKQGAILIDAHYAANACGGTCTARPEDTEVAPDGSLYIAFTAGTASKNGDGPNQQIFQGPKGEVPYFYGFIMHLTEAENAPDAMTFKWEMLALGGDPAKGGAGFSNPDNLLVDRDSNIWVVTDMGSSHRFFGNDGVWMIPSQGPGQGKAHLFALGPMECEVTGPFMSQDQKTLFLSVQHPGEKHGTRKNMAITTAEFTISTPDGKQFKQQRQLPLGSNFPSNQVNQPPKPSVVAIVKDNNKMLTEA
- a CDS encoding rhomboid family intramembrane serine protease, which produces MTNSASESQALKRIFTTQAVILGGLVAVMWGLEILDIGMGGRLDYLGIWPRQSRGLTGILVAPLLHGGFRHLISNTFPFLVLGWLIMAADLGEWVVVSAVAGLVSGLGTWIFGSNGVHIGASGVIFGYFGFLLARAFFERTMGSFLVAFIVLAMFGGMIWGILPIRVGISWEGHLFGLVGGIAAAWLIGWIKKKTN
- a CDS encoding ATP-dependent 6-phosphofructokinase, translated to MNKRKRIAILTSGGDCSGLNAAIRAATLRAINHYGWEVLGVQRATQGLMNHPPDVVELTVEKVNSILTMGGTFLGTANQGNPFAFKLPDGSIENRSAAIGEAYRTLGLDALIGIGGDGSISILEKLAEEHGINLVTIPKTIDNDVDVTEWAVGFHTAVNIATEALDRLHFTAASHSRVMILEVMGRDAGHIAISAGIAGGADVILIPEIPYSMDHICEKIAQQQRQGKNYCLIIVSEAVKTEEGEPITCSNASEKARYGGIGNYLADRIAECNGAETRVMVLGHLQRGGIPSPMDRLIASAFGVAAVDLIAQEKFNRMVAWQNRQVIDIPILDAIRQYRPVDREGTVAKTARGLGIYLGD
- a CDS encoding esterase-like activity of phytase family protein, coding for MLSLEHSYGHNGFTLKLFQLTLDGATKLSAQPMITETEIPPVRKHLQLKLKDLGIPLDNSEAVIFGPKLADDSQSLLIISGNNFRQQQANSFLLFRIRGLDQST
- a CDS encoding FkbM family methyltransferase; this encodes MPLFLSQLKADGTLDNVYMTVCNIGSRKIREVDDYADAGWKIFAPNLMILGFDADPEACEAANSDFEHKAASWVEAHLPYALSHQSGPATLHITEYPGCISLYEPKQEFLNRFINFGHFFQVKDQVTLETTTLDAVCMDEEIESIDFLQIDVQGANLDVLKGASDLLDRSVFAIQVESEFSPLYHQQALFADIDQYLRHKGFTLFSFLEPQRKPRAEIFAENQPGQLLWADALYLRDPLQTHAPEWTQTAESLLKVACIADLFNLPDYAIELMTVLTQKYHQNAIYNVADSVFLAIEEAMNDLPESIHQFGFAQKLQPYLSPEIQARIPSMQ
- the surE gene encoding 5'/3'-nucleotidase SurE, with translation MIILTNDDGIGAPGIVALEAAIGQALATQSDIAANDVAIVAPAEQQSGCGHQVTTFAPIGLEQSQEYAWAVSGTPADCTRVALWHLYPEQVQWVLSGINAGGNMGSDVYISGTVAAVREAALHRIPAIAFSHYRQDKQAFNWDKASEWTTQLLLDLMARPYEPGTYWNINLPHLAPDAPNPEIVFCQPCTQPLPVGFQVDGSQLTYAAKYGDRCRDGGSDVETCLGGKIAVTQLRV